The Iamia sp. SCSIO 61187 genomic sequence GCCGCCTCGATGCCGCCGATCGGCGCACCCTCACCGCCCGCCTGGTGGCCGAGGCCCCGGCCCTGCTCAAGCTCGACCGCAAGGACCGCAGCGACTTCCTGCGGCACTTCTACCGCCGCTACGAGGGCGCCCCGAAGCTCGAGCTCCTCGAGGACTCCGAGGAGATGCTCTCGGACCTCATCCTCACCAAGTCGTTCCCCGCCGGCATCCGCCGGGTGCGCGAGCACCGGGCGCTCGGCCACCGCACCGTCCTCATCACCGGCGCCCTCGACTTCGTCGTCGAGCCGCTCAAGCCGCTGTTCGACGACATCGTGGCCCCGTCGCTCACCGAGAACGCCGACGGCACCCTCACCGGCCAGATGGCCCACGTCCCGCCGACGGGCGAGAGCCGGGCCCAGGCCCTCTACGACTACGCCGCCGAGCACGACCTCGACGTCAGCGAGGCCGTGGCCTACGCCGACTCGACCAGCGACCTCCCCCTGCTCGAGGCCGTCGGCTTCCCGGTGGCGGTCAACCCCGAGGCCCGGCTGGCGTCGCTCGCCCGCAAGCGGGGCTGGCTCGTCGAGCAGTGGGACAAGGCTCCCGGCTTCGTCCCGCCCCGCCTGCCGATCCCCGCCCGCTCCGGCCCCCGCCGGGAGGCCCTCCGGGTGCCCGGCTACCGCTCGCCCGACCGCGCGAAGGCCCGCCGGTGACGCGGGCACTGGTCTTCTCCCGGAAGCCGGCCCGCTTCGCCGCCGCCGCCGTCGCCGGTCGCGCCGTGCCCGGCGCCGGCGCCACCGTCGGCCCCCTGAAGCTGGCCGACGTCGACGAGCTCGACCATCCGACCGACGAGTGGGTGCGGTTCCGGCCCCGCCTGGCCGGCATCTGCGGCAGCGACCTGGCCACCATCGACGGCCGGTCGAGCCAGTACTTCGAGCCCATCGTGAGCTTCCCGTTCACCCCGGGCCACGAGGTGGTCGGCGAGCTCGACGACGGCTCCCGCGCCGTGCTCGTCCCGGTCCTGCACTGCGCCATCCGGGGCGTCGACCCGGTCTGCCCCAGCTGCGCCCTGGGCCGCACGCACCACTGCGAGCGCATCGCCTTCGGCCACCTCGACCCCGCCCTCCAGAGCGGCTTCTGCCGGGAGACGGGCGGGGGCTGGTCCACGGCGATGGTCGCCCACCCCGACCAGCTCGTCGCCGTCCCCGACGACATGACCGACGAGGCCGCGGTGCTCGTCGAGCCCACCGCCTGCGCGGTCCACGCCGCCCACGCCGTCCGGGCCAGCCGGGCCGGCGCCGACGGCGCCGTCGCCATCATCGGCGCCGGCACCCTCGGCCTCACCACCCTCGCCGCCCTCCGCCACCTCGACGGTCGGAGTGGGTCTGACCCACACCGACCGCCTCACCGCACGATCCTGGCCACGGCGAAGCACCCGGAGCAGAAGCGGCTGGCGCAGTCCCTCGGCGCCACGCGGGCCGTCGCCCCGGCCGAGCTGCCCCGGGCGATCCGGTCCCTCACCGCCTCGATGGTCCTCGGCGAGGGCCAGCTCACCGGCGGCGTGCCGACGGTCGTCGACTGC encodes the following:
- a CDS encoding zinc-binding dehydrogenase, whose translation is MTRALVFSRKPARFAAAAVAGRAVPGAGATVGPLKLADVDELDHPTDEWVRFRPRLAGICGSDLATIDGRSSQYFEPIVSFPFTPGHEVVGELDDGSRAVLVPVLHCAIRGVDPVCPSCALGRTHHCERIAFGHLDPALQSGFCRETGGGWSTAMVAHPDQLVAVPDDMTDEAAVLVEPTACAVHAAHAVRASRAGADGAVAIIGAGTLGLTTLAALRHLDGRSGSDPHRPPHRTILATAKHPEQKRLAQSLGATRAVAPAELPRAIRSLTASMVLGEGQLTGGVPTVVDCVGSSESLAQALRVVAPGGDVIVVGMPGHTSVDLTPLWHRETGLRGCYAYTRDDFATAFDVVRDADLHRLLSATYPLDRHREAISHAAAAGSRSAVKIAFDLRQEKHR